Proteins encoded by one window of Candidatus Eremiobacteraceae bacterium:
- a CDS encoding mechanosensitive ion channel domain-containing protein yields the protein MNLLAMRLWQSAIAVAICLIVWRIIVALVDRLFARKFATRFIPRAATFGSLIKSVTAAVTLVAAVLACMSIWGIDISPAIWSAGFITAGLAFGAQSVVRDVLTGLLFLFDDIYEIGDTVEIVTIVNGVITGTVETLGLRLTVVLDDKGRRVAIPNGNIVTVANASRLARSSWILMTLPLRRSIGDMSKQLVDIARTAASAENVATDGIEVYLSDFGSDSATFRIDIPAASVVTASTRARIRERIAVAAQDRGWLPGGAAAPARGDGEESARSVSDSDKP from the coding sequence GTGAATCTTCTCGCCATGCGCCTTTGGCAATCGGCCATCGCGGTCGCCATCTGTCTTATCGTCTGGCGCATCATCGTCGCACTCGTGGACCGGCTTTTCGCGCGTAAATTCGCCACGCGTTTCATTCCCAGAGCTGCGACGTTCGGGTCGTTGATCAAGTCCGTCACGGCGGCCGTCACGCTCGTCGCCGCCGTCCTTGCGTGCATGAGCATCTGGGGCATCGACATCTCGCCGGCGATTTGGTCGGCCGGCTTCATCACCGCCGGACTCGCGTTCGGCGCGCAATCGGTCGTGCGCGACGTGCTCACCGGCTTGCTCTTCTTGTTCGACGACATCTATGAGATCGGCGACACCGTCGAGATCGTGACGATCGTGAACGGCGTGATCACCGGCACGGTTGAAACCCTTGGTCTTCGCCTCACGGTCGTGCTCGACGACAAAGGCCGCCGGGTCGCCATTCCCAACGGCAACATCGTCACGGTTGCGAATGCGAGCCGCCTCGCGCGATCTTCGTGGATCTTGATGACGCTGCCGCTGCGACGCAGCATCGGCGACATGAGCAAGCAGCTCGTCGACATCGCGCGGACGGCTGCCAGCGCCGAGAATGTGGCCACCGACGGCATCGAGGTATATCTGTCCGATTTCGGCTCGGATTCCGCCACGTTTCGCATAGACATACCCGCTGCGAGCGTCGTGACGGCTTCCACCCGCGCGCGTATCCGCGAGCGCATCGCGGTCGCCGCTCAGGATCGCGGCTGGCTTCCCGGCGGTGCGGCCGCGCCGGCGCGCGGCGATGGGGAAGAGTCCGCGCGCAGCGTATCGGACTCCGACAAGCCGTGA
- the ychF gene encoding redox-regulated ATPase YchF produces the protein MSLSCGIVGLPNVGKSTLFNAITRASVAASNYPFCTIEPNVGIVPVPDARLAELAKIFASKQIVPATTTFTDIAGLVRGASKGEGLGNAFLSHIREVDAIAMVVRCFDDADVVHVDGQPDPLRDIETITIELALADLVGVEKRLDKSRQRLKTDPKLAVEVSALENLKRALDAGQVARTFASGSAEAALAKELALLTAKPTLYVANVDESGSPASKARAQAVQERARQEGAQSVVLCAKLEAELAGLAPDEAAAFAKDYGLEQSGLDALVIAAYRLLDLMTFLTAGEKESRAWPIARGTKAPQAAGTIHSDIERGFIRAEIAGYEDLVRLGGLQAVREAGLLRSEGREYVMQEGDVVNFRFNV, from the coding sequence GTGAGCCTCTCATGCGGCATCGTCGGCCTGCCGAACGTCGGCAAGTCAACACTCTTCAACGCGATCACGCGCGCGAGTGTGGCGGCGAGCAACTATCCGTTCTGCACGATCGAACCAAACGTCGGAATCGTGCCGGTGCCGGATGCCCGGCTCGCGGAACTCGCGAAGATCTTCGCGAGCAAGCAGATCGTGCCGGCCACGACGACATTCACCGATATCGCCGGGCTCGTGCGCGGCGCGTCGAAAGGCGAGGGCCTCGGCAACGCGTTCCTCTCGCACATCCGCGAAGTTGATGCCATCGCGATGGTCGTGCGCTGCTTCGACGACGCCGACGTCGTGCACGTCGACGGACAACCCGATCCGCTGCGCGACATCGAGACGATCACCATCGAGCTCGCCCTCGCCGACTTGGTCGGCGTTGAGAAACGATTGGATAAATCGCGCCAGCGGTTGAAGACGGATCCCAAGCTTGCGGTGGAAGTGTCGGCGCTCGAAAATCTCAAGCGCGCGCTCGATGCCGGGCAGGTCGCACGGACGTTCGCGAGCGGCAGCGCGGAGGCGGCCTTAGCCAAGGAGCTCGCTTTGCTCACCGCAAAGCCGACCTTGTACGTCGCAAACGTCGATGAGTCGGGTTCGCCCGCTTCGAAGGCGCGGGCGCAAGCGGTGCAGGAACGTGCGCGGCAAGAAGGCGCGCAATCGGTCGTGCTCTGCGCCAAGCTCGAAGCGGAGTTAGCAGGGCTCGCGCCGGATGAAGCGGCCGCCTTCGCAAAAGACTACGGCTTGGAACAGAGCGGCTTGGACGCGCTCGTGATAGCCGCGTATCGGCTGCTGGACTTGATGACATTTCTGACTGCCGGGGAAAAAGAGAGTCGCGCATGGCCGATCGCGCGCGGCACGAAGGCGCCGCAAGCCGCCGGCACGATTCACAGCGACATCGAGCGCGGCTTCATCCGCGCCGAGATCGCAGGCTACGAGGATCTCGTGCGCCTGGGTGGGCTGCAGGCCGTGCGCGAAGCCGGTCTGCTTCGTTCCGAGGGTCGCGAGTACGTCATGCAAGAAGGCGACGTCGTCAACTTCCGCTTCAACGTCTGA